The proteins below are encoded in one region of Solenopsis invicta isolate M01_SB chromosome 8, UNIL_Sinv_3.0, whole genome shotgun sequence:
- the LOC120358486 gene encoding uncharacterized protein LOC120358486: protein MYKIIEFNEKEGGGLAIVHTTWLTPRKKEAFWPPYKGNTNFMRALKKGESVNEETWQIYRIARNFYETDDLDKAKRKLSLAEDKSDLNTEAESNVQLTTRKRNRPAKRIYDSSSGEEEQINSIFERPAKISHCYGL from the exons atgtataaaataatagaatttaatgaaaaagaaggAGGTGGCTTGGCAATTGTGCATACCACGTGGTTAACACCACGAAAAAAAGAAGCTTTTTGGCCACCTTACAAAGGCAACACAAATTTTATGCGTGCCTTAAAAAAAGGGGAAAGTGTAAACGAAGAAACGTGGCAAATTTATAGAATCGCTCGTAATTTCTATGAAACTG ATGATTTAGATAAAGCCAAACGTAAGCTTTCTTTGGCAGAAGATAAAAGTGATCTCAACACAGAAGCAGAATCAAATGTTCAACTTACTactagaaaaagaaatagaccTGCAAAACGAATATACGATAGTAGTAGTGGTGAAGAAGAACAAATAAATAGCATATTTGAACGGCCTGCAAAAATTTCTCATTGTTATggtttgtaa